A region of the Cannabis sativa cultivar Pink pepper isolate KNU-18-1 chromosome 3, ASM2916894v1, whole genome shotgun sequence genome:
ttttgtattgtgagctttttagagtttttaatagacttcaatgagtaatagatttatataattatacttggaataaattttgataatgttgtttggtggattcctattttgttattaggtaacataatattattattcgttaggtctgtcacaattattaagtgagaatgaatcaatttaaaaaaatttcactatattgaaaggtgagattgattataatatgagcttaattatattttttattttgtatatctattgttttatttgaaaacaggtaaataaatgactacactatatacaacaattaaggacatcactccaactacagaaagttgaaagaataaaatgagagtgttagaaaaatttgaaaagcggacaaataagagttcaccacaatacttaatgttagcagacaaaaaagtatacaatcagttaatttactgttgaaattgtcaacattctactaataaatgctatattttccaaattttGCCTGTACATGCGttgcaacaaattattatttcataaatatattttttttccttaaaaatgaacacagggtaatgatgttgaacctaataactaataatatatattttttatttttaattgtatcactttttaataacgtagaaaaaaattagcataaaatttagtatacgtgcctcgcacgtaattttttgctagtatatatatatgtgtgtgtgtgtcttATGTGAAAAAGTGGTTGTGTGGGTTAATGGAATGAGTGAAAGGGGGATAGCTCCTCATAGTGTTCTCTCTAACATCATTTTGAGTTTCTACTTGTCCtcatattgaagattcttggaTGCTCTAATATGGCTCACATGGATGGATCATCAATGGGAGGTATGTATATTTATCTTTGTTTtgtgatgctctaaataaaatatagatCTTGGTTGATGATTATGAGTAATGAAGATTAGCATTTAATGTGTTTTTCGTTAGCTCATAATCATGGAATTTTAACAATACAAACGATATACTTTAGACCAATATGaatataccataaacttaaactaatatactattaaatgatttttttttttccacgataaacaatagcatataaaaactatattttgTAATCATAAGCATAAATACTATAGTGAAAATTAATATATCACCACTATAGTACAAAAAAATATACAGTAGaatctctatttaagaatactctattcaagaataacctctaatttgttataaaaaaaatcaagccccaatttgggccagttataaataagaataacctctaaattgtaattagttatacatttttcaagtcccgtattaacaaagtatacctctatataagaataattacatcttaataaaatatatacatatgttttgtaaatttatttacataaaattaataattttattccaaaTTGTAACATATGTATTaccattatatttactctaaaataattctattataatatagtattaataattatttattgttattattgttacattgatattttttagtagtttaatttttttttttagtataactctatttagttataacctctcaattagaatataatttgctTGGTCCCAAgtctattcttgaatagaggttctactgtatataccaaaaacttaatttaatatttcacgagttttttttttttctttttctttccttcatgatataccAATGAATATAGAAACAATATATTCCCTAGTAAAATGtaactatacctcaaacttaaattaatattccgTTTTTTCCTCTTTCGTTCACTACAtaccatagcacattaaaataatatactacaatcTTAAATTAACATActacctttaatttttttttttataaatatactattacaaataaaaataatataccttTGTGCAAAATAACTCTACCaaatacttaaaaatattaCACCACAAACTGAAAATAATATACCActctttaatgtttttttttatttcttaataTATCATAGCACGTACATAATAAAGATATACCATAGTGCAAAATCTAAGAGGCGAGAGAAGAACAGAGCTGGACTTGTCGGTGCCGAGAGAGAAGAAGGAGGTGAGACTTTTGGCCTTGACACGAGAGACGAAGAAGAGGTAGAAAGCTAGGGTAATTTCTCCGATAGTAACGCGATCTACGGTGGTAATACTCAAGGGGTGGCGGTCAGACTGGTAGAGGCAAGATGGTCTTGGTGCTAAGGGAGAAGAAAGAGACGAGTTATCTGGACACAAGAAAATGAGAATAGGGTAGAAAGTTAGGGTTTATTATCTAAGGTTATATTTGTAATTTCatcatcaaatttttaacttttttttttttttgaaaaagcatCAAATTTTTAACTGAATGgacattttattaattttttttataaaaaatggacatttattaacttaattgttagatttaggaCCATTTTGCAtcttggcaaaaaaaaaaaaaaaaagctaaaatgATATATTGAATATATGTAATTGGTTAAGTACATTATTTAAATCTTGGTAAGCGTAATGCTATTTTTAAAAACACGTATATAGATgaaaaagggaaatttacatggtatactaacttttgctatttttttacaaaaatactgccaggcggtattttttacttttttactgtgttttttataagtttcatactacagtgtactgtgttaagttttcactggtgttctactggtgttttactggtgttctactgttgttttgagttgttctattttgtgttttactagtgttttataaaaatacagtatttttgaaaagattttcgtgtgacagtatttttgtaaaagtaaacccaaattctagtatttttgtaactttCCCAATGAAAaatggggtaagttgaaaaatgcctcttttattcatcaattaataaaatttacctttaattttatatttatttgaaacatacctctttttatatgtattatacccaaaatacccttacataagagaatcacatggagaTTATCTtaaagtgacaggggcaaaattggtacaatgtttaaaaaaagaggtaaaaatgatagattttaaaaaagaaagtaaaaataaaagaggataatataaaaagggtatagagtgtaatttcctcatgAAAAATTCCCTACATATTATAGCAAAAGCCCAAACTGACAAACCTTTGGTTGGGCTTGACATACTTAGCTAAGGACAGACAGATCCAATAGTGCATTAAGCAATTGAAGTAACCACAGGCCCAAAATcaaaagaaggaaaaataaaataaaataatcagacATAGGAGGAGACGAAGAGGAATAGGATTACAGAACATACATATCTGATCCACTTCAGGAATGAATGGGGTGAACTTATCTTGAGGTCTAAATTGGTCGGCTGAAGCtgtgttgaagaagaagaagaagaaaaacaaagctAAATGCATAGTAGACATACAAAACCCGTCCTTGTTAACAACACCGAACCACACTCTATTTGTATTAATACTGTATTGTACTAGTTTTTGTTTTAATAACACTTTGAAGCCATGGAGGTCGGAAGGAACTTGCTTTCTTCACCGCCGTCTTTTCCTCCAAGAACCCATTTCAGGAAtaattattcttcttcttcccctGCTTCTGCTTCTGCTTCAACTTCAGGTAACTCCATACCTGTAAATTTTGTATCTTTTCTTCAGTTCTGGtggttgtttttgtttatatGCCTGTTAtagtccttttttttttccaagttACTTTTCTGGAATTATACTGAACTTAGAGAATGATGAAATGGGTAGGAGTAGGAGGTAGTTTGTACTTTAGTGACGTGGTGTTTACAAGGTTGGATTTTGGATTTTAGCTGAATTccttgagtttttttttaatgaaattggTTCTAATGTTCTTAGTTGGGCTAGCTAGCTCCAGAACAAGTACGTTCGGGTAGTTTTAGGATGTTGTTTAacgtttttttttcttgtgtgtGTTGATTGAGTTGTTAATTTTTCATGAACACATAGGTCCTGCGGTTACTTCAGTACCAACTACTTCAATTGCTCAACGGTTTTCTGCCTCGGTTCTTTTACAAGAGCAGCGTGATGAATTGAGGCCTATGTTGCGTTTAACTAAGGAAGAGAAAACATCCCAGGTTTGTTTCATGTTCGTTTAATACACCTTGCTATGCTTACTTCGTAAGAATTTGAGTTATATGAATGCATTATTTGCTTAATTCTATTGAAACTTCTGATTCATGTACTATGGTCTGCATGTTTCTGTTCATTAAAGGGAATGTTGGACAGGAGGAAGAATGAGTCCGGGAGTTTGGTTCATGAAGATAAAAGCCATGCAGAGACTAACAGACAGAAATGGGAATTCGAGCACCCATCAATCCACTGGCCCAGTTTTTGGCACGTGTGAGATTAACTATTTTTCTCTAATACTAACATCAAATTTCATTTCTGTTTTTCATTGTTGTATAGTGCTTATGAGTTCATTCCCCATTTCAGATTTCCCTCCTCACAAACAAAGATGGATTCATCTGCAGCATTGACAATGGAGCTTACAACTGCTGGTGGCAAGAAGACTCTGAATGTTGGACTCTGTGATGCAATTGCATTAGCCAAAAAAGCTCTGGAAGCTTCAAAAGAAGCAGCATTGTTAGTCGAAGACTCCAAATTAGTGGGAGCTGATTCTGATGATATGGTTTCTCTGAGGTTAGTTTTATCTTTCTGGATTGACATTCGCTATTGTTTATTTCCCCTTCATGGAAGATGCTCGTTTTGGAAAAGGAGGTCTGAAACTTCTGTTCTATCTGGGTCTGCAAGTTTGGCAGGCAAGGAGGACAAAACTGTGAGGTCTACAAGACTTATAGAGAGACGGTCTAAGAAGCGAAATGTGCCCAAGTCGAAAATTCTGTCTAATGAGAACCACAGTTTTAGACATGCAGATGTTCGgaaaaactcaagctttgattCTGATGACCCCCTTCGATTGTTCTTGGCGAGCTCTGAGACAAAACAGCTTTTGACTTTTGAAGAAGAGTTTGAATTGATTGCTCGAGTACAGGTTAATCTTCTAATGAAAACTATTTCTGAATGATGGTATGTGTAGTGTGTtatataattctaaaataaataatgcaACAGGATTTAATGAAATTAGAGCAAGTCAAGGAGAGACTTCAATCAGAGTTTGGCCGTGAGCCAACTTTGGTTGAATGGGCAGAAGCAGTTGGGATTCATTATAGGATCTTACGAACACAAATTTGCTCTGGTACCAGCAGCCGGGAGAAACTTATCTGTTCAAATTTACGTATGGTTGTTCACATTGCTAAACAGTATCAAGGGCGTGGTGTTGGCCTTCAAGACTTGATGCAGGTAATGTCAACACATTATGGGGGTATTTGTTATGTGGGGGTGTGGGTTCTTGGGAATGGAAATATAAAACCAAACTTATGTAGTATGATTTTAATGGAAGGCGTcccatttttagtttatttttggagtAGTCTCAAACTCTATAAAAACTTTAGTTTGAGATTGTGTTAATTTCAATCCCTTCTCAACTAAAGCCCACCAACTAAAACCTTAAGTTTGGAGTATGTTTTCAGTCTGAGTGGGTACATAAACACTCAAATTCATTGGAAAGACTAGGAAAGCTTCAAAAACCTCTCTATTTGATTGGTAATTATATTTTGACAGTTAATAATCTCCCTATCTTTACTGCTGATTAACAACCTGTGAGAACAAACATGCCTTGTTTGTTTGTATGCAATATATAAGGGTACCATGTAGAATCTGCAAAAAAGGTGCTAATATGTTTTCATAATAATATTCTTACAGGAAGGAAGTAAGGGCCTTATGAAGAGTGTTGAGAAATTCAAACCGCAAGCTGGTTGCCGATTTGCTAGTTATGCATATTGGTGGATAAGGCAATCAATTAGGAAGGCCATATTTCAACATTCCAGGACTATTCGTCTACCAGTAATGAAAACTTCCTTCATTTAGCTTATTTCTTTTGATCAGATATCTGTGGTTGATGAATTTTTACATTTCAGCTCATTGATTATATTTCTCTACAAATTACCTGTTCCTAAATGGAAAAGGGAAAGATATGAAGTTtctgcatgattatttgagttttAATGCTCattaatgtttgtaaaatttgtTACTGTGGTAGAGAAACTGCTTGTGAGTTCTCCTATTTAAATCTTTTATCTCTTAGGCTATGTTTGGAAGTTGGATTTGCTAAGAAAAatgtagaaaaagaaaaagtgtgGAGATTgaacaaaaaaattgtatggTATGGAATATTTTGTTGAATCTTGTttttttctatacaatttttttttttttaaaagttttcacattttctttttcttttaattttccgTACCTTTTCCCACCAACCTTTATTATGTGACACAGAAAACTAACAATGAATTGTATGCAGGAGAACATGTATACCTTACTTGGCAAGGTATCTGAAGCAAAAAGATCATGCATTGAGGTAGGAAATCACAGTCCATCCAAAGAAGATTTAGCAAGACACGCTGGTATTACTGTAGAAAGGTTGCAGAAACTGCTATATATCACAAGAACGCCACTTTCATTGCAACAACCTGTCTGGGCAGACCAGAAAACTACATTCCAGGTAACACGATGAATCCTGATTTATAGCTGAAATCGAATTAGAAGTCTTAAAGACAGTTTTCAGTTAGAAAAAAAGGCTTAGCATTGAGCTCCATCAAACAATAGTTTTTCTGTATTGTAATTGCAGGAAGTTACAGCGGACTCAGGAACTGAGATCCCAGATGTGAGTGTGTCGAAGCAAATGATGAGACGACACCTTCATGGTCTCATAAGAAGTCTTAATGTTAGAGAGCAGCAGATAATTCGGCTAAGATTCGGTATTGGTGGTGCCACACGAAAATCACTCTCAGAGATCGGTAACATGTATGGTCTGTCCAAGGAGAGGGTGCGACAACTAGAGAGCAGAGCACTCTACAAGCTCAAGCAGTGCCTTGTCAGCCATGATCTTGATGCATATTCTGATTTACTAGTTTGAGTGGAAAATGGAGTTCAGCAGCCTAGTTTCCAAAGATGTACAGCGAATTGTGGCTTCAGAGTTCAGAGAAGCTGGGAATCCAAAATGAACCCTGCCTTTACACTGTGAATTCTGTCAATATATGGTTATAGTCTTTAATCTAAAAGATGAATATTCTATTTGTTGATGTATATTTTGCAATTTCATATATCAAGCtaacattttttttactattttattactAAGAAATTCATCGTTTTTACATAAGGCTGTTAAAAGTGATGAGTACACAATGACATAAATGGGGGGAAATTCTTGTCTTTCAACAGTTTAAGCTTATTTTGCTCAATTGTAGTGTTGCAAAAATTCTTTATGGCAAAGCAAATGGTGAACTGACCGCCTCAAACATATGCATCTTCATATTGACAAACTAAGTCTTTTACTTAGTTATCATTGAAAGATTGATAACCCAAGGTAGCTTTAGTAAAAGATCCCTTTTTTAAATCTATGACTCTGCTGTGTGAAGACTGCTCACAAGCGTAGTATATACCCTGTCATCAGGTGTGAGGTCTGCTTGTTTCATCTCATCATACAATCTAAAGGCTTCATCTCTTCTCCCATCCTTAGACAAACCCGAAATTATAGCTGTGTAAGTAACAACATTCTGAGTTAAACCTGTCCGAGACATTTCATTAAATAGTTCGAGCGCCTTGTCTGTGTTTCCGAAAATGCATTCTCCATGAATAAGTGAAGTGTATGTATATGAATCTGGGCTCATCCCATTGGCTTCCATATCATCTTTTACCTTATAAGCTTCTTCCATCTTTCCCTTTTTACTATACCCATCAATGAGAGCATTGTAAGTAACAGTATTTGGTTTATCTCCCTTCTTTTCCATCTCTTCAAATACGCGCCTTGCTTCGGCAAAGTTCCCTTCCTTGCAGTATATGTCAATCAATGTAGTGAAACTCACAACACTATGAGGCACACCTTGATCTGCCATGGCAAACAATAAATTCTTTGCTTCCTCATTTCGGTTTAGTTTATGTAATCCATTAGCAATACTTGTGTACGTAAAAATATCTATCTTCAAACCTTTCTGTTCCATGACATCTTTCACTCTTAAAGCTTCATTTATCAGACCTCTTCTGCAAAAACCATTTACCAACGTGTTATATATCACTTGGTTTGCATCAATTCCTTTGTTTTGCATCTCACTTAGCAAAATCTCTGCTGCCTCCATCTGCCCTGCCTTACACACACCAGTAATCAGAGCTCCATAAGTGTGAGTGTTCGGTTTAAGGCCTCTCATAGTTAATGCATCAAACAATGAGAATGCCCTTTTCAAATTCCCTAGTCTACAACTCCATTTGATTAGTGCAGTGTAAACATAAATATCTGGCTCTATCCCTCTCTCAAGCATTTCATCAAACAGTTGCCCTGCTTTTTCAATCTTCCCACAGCTACCATACCACTCTACCAAAAGTGTATAAGTCACAGCATTATAATTCACATTCTCCCTTTCCATCAAGCTCAATATCTCCTTAACACCCTCAAAGTCCTTTCTTTcaatatatgcatctataaaacCATTGTAAGTGAAAACATTAGCCTTAACCCCTCTACTACCCAACTCATCCATTAAAACCTTTGCCCTTTGAAACTCACCTTTCTTACACAACCCATTAATCACAATAGTCAAAGAATGAACTGTAATTTCAACTCCTTTCTTAACCATCCGATCAAAGAAGGCTAAACACAACTCCACCTTATGAGATTTCTTCAAAGCAACCAAAAGAGCAAAGCAAGACCTTTCCTCAATCTCCAACCCATTCTCATAAGCATATTCAAAAACCCCTATAGCCTCTTCAAACATTTCATTATTCACATAAACTACAAACATCATATCACAAAATTTCTTAACAAATTTGGGCTTCTTCTCACGCCCACCATCAATCAAAGCCACCATACTCGTTAATGGGCAACGGAGATTTTCATCATTGACGATACCATTCATCAAGTTCTTCATTGTGACAAATTTCCGAGCTTGGAATAATCTGTAAATGAGAGTGACATGGGCTTGGAGATCGGGTCTTTGGGAAGCAAAAGACTGGCTTGTTCGGAGAAAGTTGAAGAAACTCATGCAAGAACCAAGTGGCACACGTGAATTAGAGAGGACAAGGTGAGTTACACGAGAATTGAGATCGGAAATAAGAGATGGGTCGTTTTTGAGGGATTCGAGTCGTGAGCTGTTGAGGGTCATAGATATTTTTCGGGCGATTTCTGGGTCGGCTTCCGAAGATGAAAGTTTTCTTAAGGCTTTGAAAACCTTCCCAGAAGACATGTCACCGATTGGGGGAAGGAAAATCTTAGCAGCTTGAATGAGGCAGTTTGAGGTTTGAACCTATGAGAGAACTCAGTCGAGTTCCACAACCTgaaaatcacataaatattaGAATAATTAGCAAAATTGACCTGAATTTATGCCACTAACGATTTGTGCCCCTTAAAATATAAGGGCTGTATAACCAGTATATTATTGCACcctttgttaaattttttaacagacacttatttatttgatgtgaTATAAGACTGAAGgttaaaattgtaattaataatGGTTGTAGGGAAAAATGACGGGGACTTCTATTTGCACTCCATAAACTTATAGATACaccctattattaaaaaaaatataaacttaaataatttttaaaaagtattcttaatatttttttaaatttttttcttcatattattttatgttaatttcaatacttattttaatttcattttcataactttttctaactcatgtatatttttttttctaagaaaatttcatataattttttattttaatttttttgccataatatttaaaatataatttaattttgtttgataggtatattttttaagaatatgaattggaagaaaaaagttaaaaaaaaagggcaaaaaaatacaaaaaaggaaaaaaaaaattacaaaaatactatggaccggcccattaaacatttatacagtccacatataaatatttacaaaaataccacatgcactaagccttcagctgtacagagcgaatgaagatgaacatacctcgatcgtttcaaaaccgcaaaacaaccaaaatgaaaccaaaacgagaaaaatacaaccattaattctggcgaaatcaactggaaaagaagacatgcaatgatctaaacaaa
Encoded here:
- the LOC115709363 gene encoding RNA polymerase sigma factor sigF, chloroplastic, which codes for MEVGRNLLSSPPSFPPRTHFRNNYSSSSPASASASTSGPAVTSVPTTSIAQRFSASVLLQEQRDELRPMLRLTKEEKTSQGMLDRRKNESGSLVHEDKSHAETNRQKWEFEHPSIHWPSFWHVFPSSQTKMDSSAALTMELTTAGGKKTLNVGLCDAIALAKKALEASKEAALLVEDSKLVGADSDDMVSLSLAGKEDKTVRSTRLIERRSKKRNVPKSKILSNENHSFRHADVRKNSSFDSDDPLRLFLASSETKQLLTFEEEFELIARVQDLMKLEQVKERLQSEFGREPTLVEWAEAVGIHYRILRTQICSGTSSREKLICSNLRMVVHIAKQYQGRGVGLQDLMQEGSKGLMKSVEKFKPQAGCRFASYAYWWIRQSIRKAIFQHSRTIRLPENMYTLLGKVSEAKRSCIEVGNHSPSKEDLARHAGITVERLQKLLYITRTPLSLQQPVWADQKTTFQEVTADSGTEIPDVSVSKQMMRRHLHGLIRSLNVREQQIIRLRFGIGGATRKSLSEIGNMYGLSKERVRQLESRALYKLKQCLVSHDLDAYSDLLV
- the LOC115709362 gene encoding pentatricopeptide repeat-containing protein At2g32630, whose amino-acid sequence is MSSGKVFKALRKLSSSEADPEIARKISMTLNSSRLESLKNDPSLISDLNSRVTHLVLSNSRVPLGSCMSFFNFLRTSQSFASQRPDLQAHVTLIYRLFQARKFVTMKNLMNGIVNDENLRCPLTSMVALIDGGREKKPKFVKKFCDMMFVVYVNNEMFEEAIGVFEYAYENGLEIEERSCFALLVALKKSHKVELCLAFFDRMVKKGVEITVHSLTIVINGLCKKGEFQRAKVLMDELGSRGVKANVFTYNGFIDAYIERKDFEGVKEILSLMERENVNYNAVTYTLLVEWYGSCGKIEKAGQLFDEMLERGIEPDIYVYTALIKWSCRLGNLKRAFSLFDALTMRGLKPNTHTYGALITGVCKAGQMEAAEILLSEMQNKGIDANQVIYNTLVNGFCRRGLINEALRVKDVMEQKGLKIDIFTYTSIANGLHKLNRNEEAKNLLFAMADQGVPHSVVSFTTLIDIYCKEGNFAEARRVFEEMEKKGDKPNTVTYNALIDGYSKKGKMEEAYKVKDDMEANGMSPDSYTYTSLIHGECIFGNTDKALELFNEMSRTGLTQNVVTYTAIISGLSKDGRRDEAFRLYDEMKQADLTPDDRVYTTLVSSLHTAES